The Persephonella atlantica genome includes a window with the following:
- a CDS encoding 2-oxoacid:acceptor oxidoreductase subunit alpha: MAFDLTVKYAGEGGEGVISAGDFTMRAASNLGYEVVTFKSFPAEIKGGYALSQVRMSDEKILSQGDGFDILVAFNGEAYEVNKPLLGKGKVLIWDGPEGGDFEPDLEELEKMGVFVYAVPMSKLAKEEVGAYITKNVIAMASVFELFGFPMEVLKQEIVKKFSKKGEDVVNLNFKAIEVAQNYIKEHIKKIDPYRVPGPLPKKDVIILEGNEAIALGAAVAGVKVFAAYPITPATTVGNYLSPIILKTGGFVYQSEDEISSMAVVIGASFAGAKAMTATSGPGISLMQELIGLASMTELPAVIVDVQRAGPSTGMPTKHEQADLFAAALGGHGDDQRVVIAPKNVEENFYLTIEAFNLAEKYQLPVIMLTDGSLSLRAEAIPTPDIKKIKENLIERPVIRKGEVKPEEIENLFRYAVTETGISPVFVPGESPKPYTATGLEHAENSRPRTTPDERVKMMNKRFKKIANIEEENPHLVEWDLGDLQEGDKADIAVVSWGLSASITQEAVKRLREKGYKIAALYPKLLYPVPKNALEKLSSMADKILVPEASYLGHFARFIKMFTNIPQEKIVQFNIYRGEPFIPKEIEEKILELLGEKVSA; this comes from the coding sequence ATGGCGTTTGATTTAACTGTTAAGTATGCCGGTGAAGGTGGAGAAGGTGTTATCTCTGCCGGTGATTTTACAATGAGAGCAGCTTCAAACTTAGGTTATGAAGTTGTTACGTTCAAATCTTTTCCAGCTGAAATCAAGGGGGGATACGCACTGTCACAGGTTAGAATGTCTGATGAGAAGATTCTTTCCCAGGGTGATGGGTTTGACATACTGGTTGCTTTTAACGGTGAAGCATATGAGGTAAACAAGCCTCTTCTTGGAAAAGGTAAGGTTCTTATCTGGGATGGACCGGAAGGTGGAGATTTTGAGCCAGATTTGGAAGAGCTTGAGAAAATGGGCGTTTTCGTTTATGCGGTTCCTATGTCAAAACTGGCTAAAGAAGAAGTGGGAGCTTACATCACAAAAAACGTTATCGCAATGGCATCTGTATTTGAGCTGTTTGGTTTTCCAATGGAAGTTCTGAAGCAGGAGATTGTAAAGAAGTTTTCTAAAAAAGGTGAAGATGTTGTTAACCTGAACTTTAAAGCTATTGAAGTGGCACAGAATTACATAAAAGAACATATAAAAAAGATAGACCCATACAGAGTTCCGGGTCCGCTGCCAAAGAAAGATGTTATTATCCTTGAGGGGAACGAAGCAATTGCTCTTGGAGCAGCCGTTGCAGGAGTTAAGGTATTTGCAGCATATCCTATTACACCGGCAACAACTGTCGGTAATTACCTTTCTCCGATTATTTTAAAAACTGGGGGTTTTGTTTATCAGTCAGAAGACGAGATATCATCAATGGCTGTTGTTATTGGTGCTTCATTTGCAGGGGCAAAAGCAATGACAGCAACATCTGGACCAGGTATTTCTCTTATGCAGGAACTTATTGGTCTTGCATCTATGACAGAGCTTCCTGCTGTTATTGTTGACGTTCAAAGGGCAGGACCTTCAACCGGTATGCCAACAAAACACGAGCAGGCAGATCTCTTTGCTGCTGCTCTTGGTGGGCATGGTGATGATCAGAGGGTTGTTATTGCACCAAAGAATGTTGAAGAAAACTTCTATCTGACTATAGAAGCGTTTAACCTTGCAGAGAAATATCAACTTCCAGTTATAATGCTGACAGACGGTTCACTCTCTCTCAGAGCTGAAGCTATACCAACACCTGACATTAAAAAGATAAAAGAAAACCTGATAGAAAGACCGGTTATAAGGAAAGGTGAAGTAAAACCTGAAGAAATAGAAAACCTGTTCAGATATGCAGTGACAGAAACAGGTATATCACCTGTTTTTGTTCCAGGAGAATCTCCAAAGCCGTATACAGCTACCGGTCTTGAACACGCAGAAAACTCCCGTCCAAGAACAACACCGGACGAGAGAGTAAAAATGATGAACAAGAGATTTAAGAAAATCGCAAATATAGAAGAGGAAAATCCGCACCTTGTTGAGTGGGACTTAGGTGACCTTCAGGAAGGAGATAAGGCTGATATCGCAGTGGTATCGTGGGGTCTCAGCGCTTCAATAACACAGGAAGCGGTAAAAAGATTAAGAGAAAAAGGCTACAAAATAGCTGCCCTCTATCCTAAACTTCTGTATCCGGTGCCTAAGAATGCTCTTGAGAAACTCTCATCAATGGCAGATAAAATACTTGTTCCTGAAGCTTCATACCTTGGACACTTTGCAAGATTTATCAAGATGTTCACAAATATACCTCAGGAAAAGATTGTCCAGTTTAACATTTATAGAGGAGAACCATTTATACCTAAGGAGATAGAAGAAAAGATTCTCGAACTTTTAGGTGAGAAGGTAAGCGCATAG
- a CDS encoding TolC family protein, giving the protein MFLIAVALLLLISGSVHSITLSKLISLAVENSPYIKESRIEKEMYHAEKKSIAAKKFGEVKLFGSFNHYEDKRILYPLSPPINPLTLKGAQNQLITGISYTLPVFTGFKIKNTVEIAKLKHILSSYRFYLTKNELVFNIRSLYLKTHSLEKQKEAIHSYIQSLNQLYRQLEISVKEGKKPEIDLLNRYGSCSFRMGIRS; this is encoded by the coding sequence ATGTTTCTGATAGCCGTTGCTCTTTTGCTGCTTATTTCAGGGTCTGTTCACAGTATAACCCTTTCTAAGCTCATATCCCTTGCCGTTGAAAACAGCCCTTACATAAAGGAAAGCCGCATTGAAAAAGAGATGTACCATGCAGAAAAAAAGTCTATTGCTGCTAAAAAGTTTGGGGAAGTAAAGCTTTTTGGTAGTTTTAACCATTATGAAGATAAAAGGATACTGTATCCCCTTTCTCCCCCTATAAATCCCCTTACCTTGAAAGGTGCCCAGAACCAGCTTATAACCGGTATATCCTACACACTGCCTGTATTTACAGGTTTCAAAATAAAAAACACAGTGGAAATTGCAAAGCTGAAACATATTTTAAGCAGTTACAGATTCTATCTGACCAAAAATGAGCTTGTGTTTAATATCCGTTCCCTTTACCTGAAAACCCACTCTTTAGAAAAACAAAAAGAAGCTATACATTCCTACATTCAGTCTCTAAATCAGTTGTACAGACAGTTGGAAATATCAGTAAAAGAAGGGAAAAAACCAGAGATAGACCTTCTAAATAGGTATGGTTCCTGTAGCTTTAGGATGGGCATTAGGTCTTGA
- a CDS encoding TetR/AcrR family transcriptional regulator yields the protein MTEKKRKPVTKRKEEVFLIISQIIAEKGLSEVSTTEVARRLGVSQPAIYKYFKNKDEMIVYFLENLKEQLLEIVKKAKEEKTTKDRLKRIYTEHFRLIERTKILPRVVFSDVIHTGKKEKKEKLREVVNLYKEGIKQIIEEGIKKGEIKDINPEIGARLFIGTIISTALFWMLNNADKSLIGETESLIKEIEKMIFK from the coding sequence TTGACAGAAAAAAAGAGAAAACCTGTAACAAAGAGGAAAGAGGAGGTATTTCTCATAATATCCCAGATAATAGCAGAGAAAGGTCTGTCTGAAGTCTCTACAACAGAGGTTGCAAGGAGACTTGGAGTATCCCAGCCTGCTATATACAAGTATTTCAAAAACAAGGATGAGATGATTGTATACTTTCTGGAAAATCTTAAAGAGCAGTTGTTGGAGATTGTAAAAAAAGCAAAAGAGGAAAAAACTACAAAAGACAGACTGAAAAGGATTTATACAGAACATTTCAGATTGATAGAGAGAACCAAGATTCTCCCCCGAGTAGTTTTTTCTGACGTTATACATACAGGCAAAAAAGAAAAAAAGGAAAAGCTAAGAGAAGTCGTCAACCTCTACAAAGAAGGGATAAAACAGATAATAGAAGAGGGAATTAAAAAGGGAGAGATTAAAGATATTAATCCGGAAATAGGAGCAAGACTTTTTATTGGGACGATAATATCAACTGCCCTTTTCTGGATGCTAAACAATGCAGATAAAAGTTTGATTGGGGAGACAGAAAGTCTGATAAAAGAGATTGAAAAAATGATTTTTAAGTAA
- the sucD gene encoding succinate--CoA ligase subunit alpha, whose product MSVLVNKDTKVIVQGITGREGSFHAIQCKAYGTQVVGGVTPGKGGQDVEGIPVFDTVKEAVENTGANCSLIFVPPPFAADAVLEAVDAGIKTVICITEGIPVNDMIPVKNYIKTYYPDTVLIGPNCPGVITPDEAKIGIMPGHIFKRGKVGIVSRSGTLTYEAAFQLSNRGIGQSTVIGIGGDPVPGTVFSDVLKWFQDDPETEAIVMIGEIGGTAEEEAAEFIKEYVKKPVVAYIAGVTAPPGKRMGHAGAIIAGGKGTAEEKYRALESAGAVTVKNISFIGDAVADVLK is encoded by the coding sequence ATGAGCGTACTTGTAAATAAAGATACAAAGGTTATTGTTCAGGGAATAACAGGAAGAGAAGGTTCATTCCACGCTATCCAGTGTAAAGCATACGGAACACAGGTTGTAGGTGGAGTTACTCCCGGAAAAGGCGGACAGGATGTGGAAGGTATCCCTGTTTTTGATACAGTAAAAGAAGCTGTTGAAAATACAGGTGCAAACTGCTCACTTATATTTGTACCTCCTCCTTTTGCTGCAGATGCTGTTCTTGAAGCTGTAGATGCGGGAATAAAAACAGTCATATGTATAACAGAAGGAATTCCTGTTAATGACATGATACCTGTAAAGAATTACATAAAAACCTACTATCCAGATACTGTTCTCATTGGACCTAACTGTCCCGGTGTGATAACTCCAGATGAGGCAAAAATTGGTATAATGCCTGGACACATATTCAAAAGGGGAAAGGTCGGAATTGTTTCAAGGTCTGGAACGCTAACCTATGAAGCAGCATTTCAGCTTTCAAACAGAGGAATAGGACAGTCAACAGTTATCGGAATAGGAGGAGACCCTGTTCCCGGAACAGTATTTTCAGATGTTCTGAAATGGTTTCAGGATGACCCTGAAACAGAGGCTATTGTTATGATAGGTGAGATTGGCGGAACAGCTGAAGAAGAAGCAGCAGAGTTTATCAAAGAGTATGTTAAAAAACCTGTCGTTGCATACATTGCAGGTGTTACAGCACCTCCTGGAAAAAGAATGGGACACGCAGGAGCTATTATTGCAGGTGGGAAGGGAACGGCAGAAGAAAAGTACAGAGCTCTTGAATCTGCAGGTGCTGTCACAGTAAAAAATATATCCTTTATCGGAGATGCAGTTGCGGATGTTTTAAAATAA
- the sucC gene encoding ADP-forming succinate--CoA ligase subunit beta, with product MKVHEHQAKEIFAKYGLPVPKGYPAFTVEEAVEAAQQLGKFPVVVKAQIHAGGRGKAGGVKLANSLDEVQKYAAELLGKTLVTFQTGPEGLPVSRIYIEEGTNIDKEYYVAITLDRSRSKLIIMASAEGGMEIEEVAAKNPEAIITEVIDPFIGLRPFQAREIALKLGFPKNLINKVAGVFLKLYDVYMKEDASMVEINPLVLTKEGNIVVLDAKVDFDDNALFRHPDIMEMEDPTQESELEVRAKQYNLNYIKLDGNIACMVNGAGLAMATMDTIKLAGGEPANFLDVGGSANAEQIANAFKIILSDPNVKAIFINIFGGILRCDRLAEGIIQASKEVNPHVPIIVRMEGTNVELGKKMLAESGLDLIPADTMWEGAQKAVELAKKGQ from the coding sequence ATGAAGGTACACGAACATCAGGCAAAAGAGATATTTGCAAAATATGGCCTTCCCGTTCCGAAAGGGTATCCAGCTTTCACAGTGGAAGAAGCTGTTGAGGCAGCCCAGCAGTTAGGTAAGTTTCCTGTTGTGGTAAAAGCCCAGATACATGCAGGAGGTAGAGGAAAGGCAGGTGGTGTTAAACTGGCAAACAGTTTAGATGAAGTTCAAAAGTATGCAGCAGAGCTCTTAGGAAAAACGCTGGTAACCTTTCAGACAGGTCCTGAGGGACTGCCTGTAAGCAGGATTTATATTGAAGAGGGAACAAACATAGATAAAGAGTACTACGTTGCTATAACATTAGACAGAAGCAGATCAAAGCTGATAATTATGGCATCAGCAGAAGGGGGAATGGAGATTGAAGAAGTTGCAGCAAAGAACCCTGAAGCAATAATCACAGAAGTTATAGACCCATTTATCGGTCTAAGACCATTTCAGGCAAGGGAGATAGCTTTAAAACTTGGTTTTCCAAAAAATCTTATAAACAAGGTGGCTGGTGTATTTCTTAAACTGTACGACGTTTATATGAAGGAAGACGCCTCTATGGTTGAGATAAACCCCCTCGTTCTCACAAAAGAGGGAAACATTGTTGTTCTTGATGCAAAAGTAGACTTTGATGATAATGCACTGTTCAGGCATCCAGACATTATGGAGATGGAAGACCCTACTCAGGAATCTGAGTTAGAAGTCAGGGCTAAACAGTACAACCTAAATTACATAAAACTTGACGGAAATATTGCGTGTATGGTTAACGGAGCTGGTCTTGCTATGGCAACGATGGACACAATAAAACTTGCCGGAGGAGAACCGGCTAATTTCCTTGATGTTGGAGGTTCTGCTAATGCTGAGCAGATAGCAAATGCTTTCAAGATAATACTGTCAGACCCTAATGTAAAAGCGATATTTATTAACATTTTTGGCGGAATACTCAGATGTGATAGACTTGCTGAAGGTATAATTCAGGCTTCAAAAGAGGTTAATCCACACGTCCCCATTATAGTAAGAATGGAAGGAACAAACGTTGAACTTGGTAAAAAGATGCTTGCCGAGTCAGGGCTTGACCTTATCCCTGCTGACACAATGTGGGAAGGGGCACAAAAAGCCGTAGAACTTGCAAAAAAAGGACAGTAA
- a CDS encoding Fe-S-containing hydro-lyase produces the protein MSQVKKITTPLTDDVIETLKAGDRILLSGYVYTARDAAHKRMLEEYKKTGKLPFDIKGQVIYYVGPTPPKPGQVIGSAGPTTAYRMDKYTPKLLELGLKGTIGKGWRGTKVKEALKKFKAVYFAAYGGTAALLSKHIKSSEIVAYEDLGPEAIRKLYFEDFPVIVANDIYGGDVFTEGQKAYKKIEIDP, from the coding sequence ATGTCACAGGTAAAAAAGATAACAACACCCCTGACAGACGATGTGATAGAAACTCTGAAAGCAGGAGACAGGATTCTGCTCAGTGGCTATGTTTACACTGCAAGAGATGCAGCCCACAAAAGGATGCTTGAAGAGTACAAAAAAACAGGAAAACTTCCATTTGATATTAAAGGACAGGTTATCTATTACGTTGGACCAACTCCGCCAAAACCGGGACAGGTTATTGGCTCAGCAGGTCCTACAACAGCTTACAGAATGGACAAATACACTCCCAAACTCCTTGAACTGGGTCTGAAAGGCACCATAGGGAAAGGATGGAGAGGGACAAAGGTAAAGGAGGCATTAAAAAAATTCAAAGCAGTTTACTTTGCCGCCTATGGGGGAACGGCGGCTCTTTTATCAAAACATATCAAATCTTCTGAGATAGTAGCCTATGAAGACTTAGGGCCTGAGGCCATAAGGAAGCTGTATTTTGAGGACTTTCCTGTGATAGTAGCCAACGATATTTACGGTGGAGACGTTTTTACCGAAGGGCAAAAAGCCTACAAAAAAATTGAAATAGACCCATAA
- a CDS encoding fumarate hydratase — translation MREIHVSEIVEKVKNMVMDTEYNLPEDFIKSLETAKAFEESPVGREIIETILENAKVASIEKVAYCQDTGYPVFFVEVGQDVHIVGGNIKDAINEGVRLATREGYLRASIAFDPVFERRNTGDNTPALIYFDIVPGDRIKIKFAAKGGGSENQSKQAMLKPADGLEGIKKFILKTIANAGPNACPPFTVGVGIGGTFDYSAVLAKKALFRPIGDRHPDPAIAMLEEELLSLANQLGVGPLGFGGTVTAVDVKIEVAPVHIASLPVAVNIQCHANRHSEIEI, via the coding sequence ATGAGAGAGATTCATGTCAGTGAAATAGTAGAAAAAGTAAAAAATATGGTTATGGATACAGAGTATAACCTTCCTGAAGATTTTATTAAATCATTAGAGACAGCAAAGGCTTTTGAAGAATCCCCTGTTGGAAGGGAAATTATTGAAACGATTTTAGAAAATGCCAAGGTGGCATCTATAGAAAAAGTAGCTTACTGTCAGGATACTGGATATCCTGTATTTTTTGTTGAGGTTGGACAGGACGTTCACATTGTAGGCGGAAATATAAAAGATGCAATAAATGAAGGCGTCAGACTGGCAACCAGAGAAGGTTATTTGAGGGCTTCTATAGCATTTGACCCTGTGTTTGAGAGAAGAAATACTGGAGATAACACTCCTGCCCTTATTTATTTTGATATAGTTCCGGGAGACAGGATAAAAATAAAGTTTGCCGCAAAAGGTGGAGGTTCAGAAAACCAGAGTAAACAGGCAATGCTCAAACCTGCTGACGGTCTGGAAGGGATAAAAAAGTTTATTCTGAAAACGATAGCCAATGCGGGACCTAATGCGTGTCCTCCGTTTACAGTAGGAGTTGGTATTGGAGGGACATTTGATTACTCAGCAGTTTTGGCAAAGAAAGCTCTGTTCAGGCCAATTGGAGATAGGCATCCTGACCCGGCAATTGCAATGCTTGAAGAGGAACTGCTTTCCCTTGCAAATCAGCTTGGTGTTGGACCTCTTGGTTTTGGAGGAACAGTTACAGCTGTTGATGTAAAGATAGAAGTGGCTCCTGTTCATATAGCGTCACTGCCTGTTGCAGTAAATATTCAGTGTCATGCAAACAGACACAGCGAGATAGAAATATAA
- a CDS encoding malate dehydrogenase, translated as MGEYKRPVVSVVGAGNVGEHVANLTAIKELANVRMFDLARKDGDKTYEIVKGKALDIKQMASAIGCDVEVEGYTVTAEGDGYEPLEGSDIVVVTAGFPRRPGMSRDDLLSKNVGIIRTVSERIAQYAPDAIVIVVSNPVDVLTYAALKLTGFPSNRVMGMAGVLDTARFKAFLSMELKVSVKNINAYVLGSHGDDMVPLLSVSNVGGEPLTKLIPENKLKEIVERTKFGGGEIVSLMGTSAYHAPGASVVEMVEAVLNDKKEIAPCSVYLEGDSAVHYEAEDICIGVPVKLGAHGVEEIIKLDFTEEEKELWKSSVSSVKSGIERIKELGLI; from the coding sequence ATGGGAGAGTACAAGAGACCAGTTGTTTCTGTTGTTGGAGCAGGGAATGTAGGTGAGCATGTTGCAAACCTGACAGCCATAAAAGAACTGGCAAACGTCAGAATGTTTGATTTGGCAAGAAAAGACGGGGATAAAACATATGAGATAGTGAAGGGAAAAGCATTAGATATAAAGCAGATGGCCTCAGCAATAGGATGTGATGTTGAGGTAGAGGGATATACTGTCACTGCTGAAGGTGACGGGTACGAACCACTGGAAGGTTCAGACATTGTTGTGGTAACAGCTGGATTTCCCAGAAGGCCAGGTATGAGCAGGGACGACCTCCTTTCAAAAAATGTCGGAATTATCAGAACAGTCTCAGAAAGAATAGCCCAGTATGCACCTGATGCTATTGTTATTGTTGTTTCTAATCCTGTTGACGTTCTTACCTATGCAGCATTGAAGCTGACAGGTTTTCCTTCAAACAGGGTTATGGGAATGGCCGGCGTTTTGGATACAGCAAGATTTAAGGCATTTTTGTCTATGGAGCTGAAGGTTTCTGTTAAGAACATAAATGCATATGTGTTAGGAAGTCATGGAGATGATATGGTTCCGCTCCTCTCTGTATCTAACGTGGGAGGTGAACCATTAACCAAGTTAATTCCTGAAAATAAGCTGAAAGAAATTGTAGAGAGAACAAAGTTTGGTGGAGGAGAGATAGTTTCTCTTATGGGAACGTCAGCCTACCATGCTCCAGGAGCATCAGTTGTTGAGATGGTTGAAGCGGTGCTGAACGATAAAAAAGAGATAGCTCCCTGCTCTGTTTATCTTGAAGGGGATTCAGCAGTTCATTATGAGGCAGAAGATATATGTATAGGGGTTCCTGTTAAGTTGGGAGCTCACGGAGTAGAAGAGATAATAAAGCTGGACTTTACAGAAGAAGAAAAGGAGCTCTGGAAGTCCTCTGTAAGCTCTGTAAAGTCTGGAATTGAAAGAATTAAAGAACTGGGGCTGATATAA
- a CDS encoding carboxymuconolactone decarboxylase family protein has translation MAYIKLPELEDMDPEIQKLAKEILEKTGKLGEIFKLLAIRKDIYFMTDNCVKTLLLKETELPYATKERIALLISKENNCPMCVDVHKNIAKMLGMSEEQIEETLKGVDHINASEEEKELLRFCIRASKKDNYKITKEDIDRILGLGYTVSQLFEAITITAYFNYINTLSNVFGLGK, from the coding sequence ATGGCTTACATCAAACTTCCTGAACTTGAAGATATGGACCCAGAAATCCAAAAGTTAGCAAAAGAGATATTAGAAAAGACAGGGAAGTTAGGGGAGATTTTCAAGCTCCTTGCCATAAGGAAGGATATATATTTTATGACTGACAACTGTGTTAAAACTCTTCTTCTGAAAGAAACAGAGCTTCCTTACGCAACAAAAGAGAGAATAGCCCTTTTAATATCAAAAGAAAACAACTGCCCCATGTGTGTTGACGTCCACAAAAACATAGCAAAGATGTTAGGGATGTCAGAGGAGCAGATAGAGGAAACATTAAAAGGGGTAGACCATATAAACGCATCAGAAGAAGAAAAAGAGCTCCTCAGGTTCTGTATCAGAGCTTCAAAAAAGGACAACTACAAAATAACAAAAGAGGATATAGACAGGATATTAGGACTGGGGTACACAGTCAGCCAGCTATTTGAAGCAATAACAATAACTGCATACTTTAACTACATAAACACACTTTCCAATGTGTTTGGATTAGGAAAGTAG
- the flhB gene encoding flagellar biosynthesis protein FlhB, producing MAKDPSKTEKATPRRRQKAREEGQVARSQDIPIAATLLITFLLLIVYIPYSYNILSEYFRYTFSDPLYLIPDVNGGFISYTIKVVSMLVAPFFLVLLITGIVSNVAQFGFLLSGKAIAPKLDRLNPVKGLGRLFSLKTGFELVRNLLKLGFASVVAYFLVMKIINDSFNMSFIPINHEIYFMFKYTVMLILAFALISVPVAIIDFIYRKWEYEENLKMSKHEIKEERKMYEGNPQVKAAIRKKQREMAMMRMMAEVPKADVVITNPEHFAVALKYERDKDSAPRVVAKGKDFIAQKIKDIAKKHDVPVVEDPPLARALYSSVEVGSIIPEKFYVAIAKILARIYREKRLLS from the coding sequence ATGGCAAAAGATCCAAGCAAAACGGAAAAAGCCACCCCCCGAAGGAGGCAGAAAGCAAGGGAAGAGGGACAGGTAGCACGAAGTCAGGACATACCTATAGCTGCAACTCTACTGATTACTTTTCTGCTTTTGATTGTATACATTCCTTATTCTTACAACATATTGTCTGAGTATTTCAGATACACTTTTTCAGATCCTCTCTATCTCATTCCTGACGTTAACGGAGGTTTCATTTCTTACACTATAAAGGTTGTATCTATGCTGGTTGCTCCGTTTTTTCTGGTGCTCTTGATAACAGGGATTGTTTCCAATGTTGCCCAGTTCGGATTTCTTCTGTCAGGTAAGGCTATTGCCCCCAAGTTAGATAGGCTAAATCCAGTTAAAGGTCTGGGAAGACTTTTCTCCTTGAAAACTGGATTTGAACTGGTAAGAAATCTGCTAAAACTGGGATTTGCCTCTGTTGTTGCTTACTTTCTGGTTATGAAGATAATTAATGACTCTTTTAACATGTCCTTTATCCCTATAAACCACGAGATTTATTTTATGTTTAAATACACAGTAATGCTTATTCTTGCATTTGCTCTCATATCAGTACCTGTTGCTATCATTGATTTTATATACAGGAAGTGGGAGTATGAAGAAAATCTGAAGATGTCAAAGCATGAGATAAAAGAAGAGAGAAAGATGTATGAAGGAAATCCACAGGTAAAAGCTGCCATCAGAAAAAAACAAAGAGAGATGGCCATGATGAGAATGATGGCAGAAGTTCCAAAAGCTGATGTTGTGATAACAAACCCAGAGCACTTTGCTGTTGCCTTAAAGTACGAGAGAGACAAAGACAGTGCTCCCCGTGTGGTTGCAAAAGGAAAAGATTTCATAGCTCAGAAAATAAAGGATATAGCCAAAAAACATGACGTTCCTGTAGTGGAAGACCCACCCCTCGCCAGAGCCTTGTACTCCAGCGTTGAAGTGGGAAGCATAATACCAGAAAAGTTCTACGTGGCTATAGCAAAAATACTTGCCCGTATTTACAGAGAAAAAAGGCTACTTTCCTAA
- a CDS encoding flagellar biosynthetic protein FliR, with protein MNPLITPDMAVAFGLVLSRVIGVFLGFPLINTALIPLNVRVMLVVAFSFFFMSIFDIRISSENFSLFSYLFLILRELLIGFFLGLIVNIFIAAFSYAAELISYFMGFTIVNVFDPTFGQISVLDRFFILMFYLLFFITGAYQMVIGGLVMSFKVLPLGQMQINQDIFVYLFEKSPYIFYMAFKIAFPFVLILFIVNVALALINRLIPQINVFIVGLPLQIFVGLATLSIGASLLVYFSISVINSFAEDFIKGIGIMGK; from the coding sequence ATGAATCCATTAATAACACCTGACATGGCCGTTGCTTTTGGACTTGTTCTGTCAAGGGTTATAGGCGTTTTCTTAGGTTTTCCTCTGATAAACACCGCTTTGATTCCTCTTAATGTCAGGGTTATGCTTGTTGTTGCTTTTTCTTTTTTCTTTATGTCCATATTTGACATTAGAATAAGCAGTGAAAACTTTTCCCTTTTTTCTTATCTATTTCTTATTTTGAGGGAGCTTCTTATTGGTTTTTTTCTTGGGCTTATTGTCAATATATTTATAGCTGCATTTTCCTATGCAGCTGAACTTATAAGTTATTTTATGGGATTTACTATAGTAAATGTGTTTGACCCAACATTTGGACAGATATCTGTTTTAGACAGATTTTTCATTCTGATGTTTTACCTTTTGTTTTTTATCACAGGAGCCTATCAGATGGTTATAGGTGGCCTTGTTATGAGTTTCAAAGTTCTTCCTTTAGGACAGATGCAGATAAATCAGGATATATTTGTGTATCTTTTTGAAAAATCTCCTTACATTTTTTATATGGCCTTTAAGATAGCATTTCCTTTTGTATTGATACTGTTTATTGTAAATGTTGCCCTTGCCCTGATAAACAGGCTTATTCCACAGATTAATGTCTTTATTGTAGGGCTTCCTCTGCAGATTTTTGTAGGGCTTGCAACACTATCCATAGGAGCTTCACTACTTGTTTATTTTTCCATTTCAGTTATAAACAGTTTTGCCGAAGATTTTATAAAAGGTATCGGCATAATGGGAAAGTAA
- the fliQ gene encoding flagellar biosynthesis protein FliQ: MSVDQAISLIQDMLYTSLLVGAPVILIAFIVGLLISIFQAATQIHEMTLTFIPKIFATIVALIIFGSWIFRKLIDFTQILLKNLVVYIS; this comes from the coding sequence ATGAGTGTAGACCAGGCAATATCTCTGATTCAGGATATGCTGTACACTTCACTGCTTGTTGGAGCTCCTGTTATACTGATAGCATTTATAGTGGGACTTCTTATCAGTATATTTCAGGCTGCAACACAGATACATGAGATGACCCTAACATTTATTCCTAAGATATTTGCTACTATTGTTGCCCTGATTATTTTTGGTTCGTGGATATTCAGAAAACTAATAGATTTTACACAGATACTGCTTAAAAATCTTGTGGTGTACATATCCTGA